GAAAACTCTTTATGCACGGACCTTTTACAGAGCTGACACCGGATGCGATGGATCCAAGGGCAATTGAGCTAATGATGGATAGGTATATGGAAAGCATTGAGATTTGCGAGCATTTTGGTGTAAAGGATATGGTTGTGCACAGTGGATTTATACCTTTGATGTACCATAGAGACTGGCATGTGCCTCGCTCAATTGAGTTTTGGCAGAGGATTTCGGATAAACTTCCTGAAGGGTTTACGCTTTATGTAGAAAATGTCTTTGATGAGGATCCATATATTATGCGAGATGTTATCAAAGGAACGGACAGGAAAAACATCAAATGTTGCCTAGATGTTGGACATGCTAACGCAATAAAATCAAAGTATGATATCTACGAGTGGATAGATGTTCTAAAGGATGTGCTTGGACATTTTCATCTTCACACAAATGACGGAACTGCAGATCAGCACGGAGGGCTTGATAGCAAGGATATGGACATGAAGGGCATACTTTTGCATATTTTGAGCTGTTGCGGAGATGATGTTACATTTACCGTGGAGAGTAGAGAGAGCGAGCCTAGCGCTATATTTTTGGAAAACTTTTTTAATACTATTCCCCATACAGATATGATAAAATAAATGCGGGAGAATAAGATGGATTTAAACAAACTTAATGATAAACAACAAGAGGCGGTCAGATGTATAGATGGGCCGCTTTTGATAATTGCTGGAGCTGGCTCAGGTAAGACAAGCACTATGACTCACAGGATTGCCTATATGATTGAGCAAGGCATAAGTCCGTACAAGATATTAGCAGTAACCTTTACTAATAAGGCGGCTAATGAGATGCGCGAGAGAATAGAGGGACTTTGTGGTGAGATTCATGGCATGTGGGTGATGACTTTCCACGCTATGTGCCTTAGAATGCTGAGAAAGCACGCAGGAGTTATCGGCTATGACAAGAATTTCGTAATCTACGATACTGCTGACCAGAAGACATTGGTGAGGAATATTTGCAAAGAGCTTAACCTAGATAGCAAGGAATTTAAGCCTGCGTATATCGCATCGGTTATAAGCGATAAGAAGGAGCAGGGCGTTACACCACAGGAGTTTGCCGAGAATGCCATAGGTATGAAGAATAAGCTTCTAGCTAGGGCGTATCAGATGTATGAGAAGGCTTTGAGGGATAACAATGCAATGGACTTTGATGATCTTTTGCTCAACACTCTGAGAATGTTCAAGGCGGATGAGAGCGTGCTTCTTGAGTATAGCGACAGATTCGAATACATAATGGTGGATGAGTATCAGGACACGAACCACATCCAGTATCAACTTGTGAAACTGCTTTCGCAGAGACACGGCAATATTTGCGTTGTTGGAGATGACGACCAGTGTATCTACGAATGGCGTGGTGCTGACATAACAAATATCCTAAACTTTGAGAAGGACTTTAAGAATGCTAAGCTAATCAAGCTTGAGCAAAACTATAGATCAAAGGGTAACATCCTCGCTGCGGCTCACTCAGTAATTTCCAATAATACAGGAAGAAAGCAGAAGAAGCTTTGGACGGATAAAGAGGCCGGCGAGAAGATTACCTATTTCAAGGCAGAGGACGAAAAGGATGAGGCTGACTTCATCGCAAGGGAGATAAACATCCTAAAGAATGGAAACCTCAAGTACAGCGATTTTGCGGTTCTTTACAGAACTAATGCGCAGTCTAGATCTCTTGAGGATGTCTTTGCTAGAAGAGGCATACCTTACAGGGTTCTTTCCGGAATGCGATACTATGACCGCAAGGAAGTTAAGGACATGATGTCCTATATGAGGCTTGTGATCAATCCTAAGGATGATCTTGCTTTGACGAGAATCATCAATGAGCCTAAACGTGGAATCGGTGCTAAGACACTTGAGAAACTGTTTACTCTTGCTGAGGTAAGGGGTCAGAGCCTTATGGAGTCTCTTTGGGAAGATGAGGTTTTGGACACTCTTCCTAAGAAGGCATTTGAGGACGTAAAGAGAATGGCAAGGACTATTGAGCTTTGTCGTGAAGAGGCTGACTCACTAAGTGTTGCAGATATCTACGACCAGCTTCTGGTTAATACGGGATATCTTAGTGCTCTAGAGGCTGAGCGCACTGTCGAGGCCGAAAGCAGAATAGAAAACCTTATGGAATTCAAGTCGGTTATAGAAAACTACGAAAACGATAGTGCAGAGCCTAGTCTTGAGGAATTTATGGAAGGACTTAGCCTCATGTCAGAGGTTGACAACCACGATGAGACTCAGGATGCGGTTGTTCTCATGACCATGCATAGTTCTAAGGGGCTTGAGTTTCCAGTTGTTTTCCTTCCGGGAATGGAGGATGGTCTCTTCCCAGGGGCAAGAAGCTTTGATTCGCCAGAGGGAATGGAAGAGGAGAGAAGGCTTTGTTATGTCGGCATGACTAGAGCAAAGGAGAGACTCTTCCTTACAGGTGCGACAAGGAGAATGCTCTACGGAAGAACTGAATATCAGAGAGAGTCTACCTTCCTTAGAGAAATAGATAAGAAACTTCTTATGGGAGATGCAATATTTGAGAAGAAGCGCGATAGCTTCCTTGGCGATGAGTTTACAGGGCCAGGTGTTTCCACAGGTAGTTTTGATGGATACATGAGTTCCAATAAGGCTGGCTACAAGCCTTTCGATTCGCTGAGCTATTCCAAGGCACACACCAAGAAGGTTGCAGCAGGTGGCGATGATCTTAAATCTGGTGACAGGGTTAAGCACAGCAAGTTCGGCGAGGGTATGGTTATAGAAGCGGATGATAAGACAATTTCGATCATCTTTGATGAGGTCGGACTTAAGAAGATGGCAAAGGGTATTGCGGTTTTAAAGAAGCTATAGCTTTGATATAGGAGATTAGGTAATGGCTGATGTAAAGGCTTTGATGCAGGAAAAGATAAAGGTGCTCGATGAGGCTTCGAAGGCATATTATGCGCGTGGAGAGGAAATCATGAGCAATTTTGAGTACGACAAAATCTATGACGAGCTTGTCGAGCTCGAAAAGCAAAGTGGAATAATCCTTGCGGGAAGTCCAACTCAGAAGGTGGGTTATGAAATTCTTTCGGAGCTTCCTAAGGAGGTTCATCCTTCGAGGATGCTTTCGCTAGATAAGACTAAGAGCAGGGAAGAACTCAAGGACTGGCTTGGAGATCATCAAGGAATTCTATCTTGGAAGCTAGATGGTCTAACCATAGTTTTGACATATGAGGACGGAAAGCTGCTTAAGGCTGTTACTCGTGGAAATGGCGATGTAGGCGAGGTAATCACTGCGAATGCGAAGACCTTTGTGAACCTTCCACATCAAATTGCATATAAGGGAGCTCTTGTGCTAAGAGGTGAGGCAGTTATTTCCTATGCCGACTTTGATAAGATCAATAGCGAAATTGAGGATGGCGCTGGCAAGTACAAGAACCCTAGAAATCTTTGCGCTGGCTCAGTAAGACAGTTAAATAGTGAAATTACTGCATCGCGCAGGGTTAGATTCTTTGCATTTACGCTTGTGAGTGCTGAGGATATTAACTTCAAGAAGAGAAGTGAGCAGATTAATTGGCTAAAAGATCAGGGCTTTGATACTGTTAAAGAAAGACTTGTAAACGCTGATAACATAATTGAAACTGTTGATTTATTTGAGTCCGAGGTTCACGAAAACCCAATTCCATCAGATGGACTCGTTTTGGCCTTTGATGACCTTGAGTATAGTGCAAGCCTTGGAACGACGGCAAAGTTCCCTAGGGACTCAATTGCATTTAAGTGGCAGGACCAGACTGAGAAGACTACTTTGAGGGAGATTGAGTGGAACGCCTCAAGAACAGGCCTTATAAATCCGATTGCTGTCTTTGACCCTGTTGAACTAGAGGGTACGACGGTTTCGCGTGCATCAGTTCACAATTTAAGCATAGTTGAGGAGCTTGCTCTTGGAATTGGAGATACGATAGAGGTATACAAGGCAAACATGATTATCCCTCAGATTTCAGCAAATCTAACGCGAAGTGGAAATCTAGAATTACCTAAGACCTGCCAAGCATGCGACACTCCAGTGATAATCAAAAACGAGCAGGGAGTAAAGACGATAAATTGTCCAAACCCTAAGTGCCCAGCAAAGCGAATCAAGAGTCTAACGCTTTTCGTTTCTCGCGATGCAATGAATATTGACGGATTATCTGAAGCAACTATTGAGAAGTTTGCAGATGCTGGATACCTAAAGGAGCTAGCAGATTTCTACCACCTAGAGAATCATAAGGATGAGATTGTTAAGACTGAGGGCTTTGGAGAGAAATCCTTTAATAATATGCAAAAGGCAATTGATGCTTCGAGAAAGGTTAAGCCTGAAAAACTTCTTTATGCGCTTGGAATCCCAGGGATTGGCGTTGCCAATGCAAAGCTTATATCAAAGGCATGCAAGGCCGAGTGGGACAAGATTGAATCGATATCAAAGTCCGAGCTGCTTGAGATAGATGGAATCGGTGATGTTATGGCAGCGGCTTATGTCTCCTTCTTTGATGACGAAGAGAACAAGGCTAAGCTTGCCCGCCTTAAGGCAGAGCTTGATATAGATGAGAGCTTTGAAGAGACTGGCGCTTTGCTCAAAGGCCTAACATTTGTAATTACTGGTTCGCTCAACCACTATGCGAATAGAGATGAGCTTAAGGCTTTGATAGAGTCACTTGGCGGTAAGGTTTCGGGCTCGGTAAGTGCAAAGACTTCATATTTAATCAATAACGATACTGCATCGACTTCAGGAAAGAACAAGAAGGCGAAAGAGCTTGGCATCGCAGTCATAGATGAAGAGAAAATAAAGAATTGTATAGAAAGTGAAGATTTATCTTTGCTAATGGACTAGTCTCAGGAGGGAAAGAATGCTTCCGGTTGGAAAACTCGATAGCGATGTGCTTAAGAGGATAGTAATAGACAAAATTAAATACAAAAGCGAGGATGTAAAGGTCAGAGCAGGCGTTGGTGAGGACTGTGCTGTTGTAGGCTACGGTGACTACGATTGCGTGATTTCAACAGATCCAATAACATCGTCAATAAACGATGTTGGTAGGCTTTCAATTCATATCTCATGTAACGATATTGCAAGCAATGGCGTGCAGCCAATTGCCATAACTCTTGCGGTGATGCTTCCGAAAGGGACTACTGAAGATGATGTTGAGAAGATAATGGCGCAGGCGGCAAAAAGTGCCGAAGATGTCGGAGTCGAGATTGTTGGTGGACATACAGAAATAACCGAAGCGGTAAACCAGCCTGTTATAGTATCTACAGCATTTGGTAAGGTTGTGGCGGGTGAATCTCAGTCGGCATCGGATATGCGCGCTGGAGATGTCATTTTGATGACCAAACAGGCAGGCCTTGAAGGAACTGGTATAATCTGCTCAGATTACGAGGAAGAGCTATCCAATGTCTTAAGTTCTGATGAGCTTGCAGAGGGTAAGCTCATGCTTGATGATGTAAGCGTCGTAAAGGAAGGCGTAATCGCAGGCAAGATTGGAACTCACGGTATGCATGATGTCACAGAAGGTGGTATTCTCGGTGCAGTATGGGAAATGTGCAATATAAGCAAGCTTGGTGTTTTGCTAGATGAAGATAAGATTGCAGTTAGCAAAGTGACCGAAAAAGTTTGTGAGTATTTTTCCGCTGACTGGAAGAGACTTATTTCAAGTGGCTGCATGATAATCGTAGCGAGCCCCGAAAAAGCTGATGATATATGCGCTGAACTATGTCATAACGGCGTTATGGTCAGCAAGATCGGTAGAGTTACAGGGGCTGATGAAGGCCTAATGCTAAAGAAATCAGATGGAAATATAGAAGAAATTGATCCTCCTAAAACAGATGAACTCTACAGAGTTACAGGCAGGTAAAGGAATTCGCTCACAAAATCGTGGACTAAGCCAAAGTTGAATTGACATAAGTTCACAAACAACATATAATATAGGGTAGTTTTATATCGCCCTTTAATAGCTTCGTTTGGCATGGTTTGGGTCCTGCGCAATAGGACGCCGTGAACCTTGTCAGGTCCGGAAGGAAGCAGCAATAAGCGGAAGCTCTTATGTGCCGCAGATAAGCCTTCTTCATCGTCACGCGGAGCTATCAAAGGGCGATTTTTATTTTGTTAGGAGCCTTCAGAATGTATAAAGCGCTTTATCGCACCGAAAGGCCAGAGACCTTTGATGAGGTTATAGGCCAGGAACACATAGTGCGTGTTTTGAAAAATCAAATAGCAAGTAACACCATAGGACATGCTTATCTGTTTTGCGGTACGAGAGGTACGGGTAAAACGACTATGGCAAGACTCCTTGCAAAGGCCGTGAACTGTACTTCAGATGGTGAAAAACCTTGTGGTTGTTGTGATAACTGCCTTTCTATCAAAGCTGGGACCTTCATAGATATGATAGAGATAGATGCAGCGTCAAACAATGGTGTAGAGAGCGTTAGAGAAATCAGGGATAGTGTAAATTATCCTGCTTCCGTAGGAAGACGCAAGGTCTATATCATAGACGAGGTGCACATGCTTTCGACGGCTGCGTTTAACGCTTTGCTCAAGACTCTTGAGGAGCCGCCTGAGGGAATCATGTTCATACTTGCGACTACAGATCCGCAGAAACTTCCGCAGACAATACTCTCAAGGTGTATGAGGTTCAATTTCAGACGTGTTTCCGAAAACCAGCTCGCAGGACAGATGAAGGCAATTTGCGAAAAGAGGGGTGTGGAAATCACAGATTCTGCACTTAAACTTCTTGCAGCGAATGCTGATGGTTCTGTCAGAGATGGTCTATCTTTGCTCGATCAGTGCCTAGCAGGAAGCGACAAGGTTTTAGATAGAGAGACTGTGCTAGAGTTTCTCGGAACCGTATCAGAGGGATTCTTCCTAGAGCTGACCGAAAAGGTTTGCGTTCGCGACACCTCTGGGGCATTACTTCTATTAGATGAAGTTCTTGCCGAGGGGAAGGATGTTAAGCAGCTACTTAATGACTGGATGGCACATTATAGATCACTTTTGATAGCAAAGTATATCAAAGATGCAGAGAATCTACTGAATATGTCCAGTGAGAACATAGAAAAGCTAAAGAGACAGAGTCAGGGGATGGATCTTGCTACAATAAATAGCTCGATTTTGACACTGGCAAATACGATAAACGATGCGAGATACTCTACTCAGCCAAGAACTCTTATGGAGCTTGCAATAGTAGTTCTTGCAAATGGTATAAGGGATGGAGGAGCAGCGCCTACTGCTTTTATTGAAAGCACGCCTAGTTCTCCAATACAAAAATCTAGTAAGCAGATAAAGGATAGGACGGCGGCTAAACCTAGCGAGCCCGAAAAGCTACAAGCTGAGATTCCATCAAAGTTTGAGTCTAGCGAAACACAGGAGATTCCTCCATGGGAGGATTTTGATGAAGGAGCAAGGCCAGAGGCTTCGCAGGAAGTACAGGATTCAGAACTTGAGGTGAAAGCACAGGTAGCTACGCAGCCTAAGGTAGGCCAAGATAACATATCAAGTAGCACGGGTTCATCTTACGAGATGGATGAGCTTTGGGAAAGAGTTTGGGATAGACTTCCTGAACACGGAAGCATTTCCATGGTTCGTATGAACACAAGTCTTGCTGGTATAAATGAAAGAGAATTTAAGGTAATCGCTTGCAGTGATTTTGTAAGGGGTTTAGCCGAAAAGAATACAGAAATTATTACAAAGGCCGTGGCAGCTGAGGTCGGAAGACCGCTAAAGATGATTTTGAGGAGTGCAAATGATACAGCTGATCTAGAAGAGACCGCTGTAAAAGCTGCTGATTCTAGCAAGGATGAGGAAGCGAAGAAAATCGCTGAAGCGCTCGAAAGTTCATTTAACATTAAGCCACGAATCGAATAGGAGGAACAGATATGGGAAAAGGTATGAGAGCAGGAAAGAAGTCTAAGCCAAAGATGCCAGGAGGCGGTGGCGGCGGAAGCATGCAGCAGCAGATTGCTCAGGCACAGGCTATGCAGAGACAGCTTGCTATGATTCAGTCAGAGCTTGAGGAAAAAGAGTTCACAGCTACGGCAGGTGGTGGTGCAGTTTCCGTAACAGCAAATGGCAAGAAGGAACTTACTGCTTTGAATTTTGATAGGGACGTTGTGGATCCAGATGATGTGGAAATGCTTCAGGACCTTGTAATGGCTGCAGTTAATGAGGTTATGCGTCAGATTGATGAGGCTTCAGAGACAGAGATGAGCAAGGTTACGGGAGGTCTAAACATCCCGGGACTTATGTAGGAGCCTAAGAGATGGCACAGTATCCGCGTCCGCTAGGACGATTGATTGGAGAACTTTCAAAGCTTCCAGGCATCGGTGGGAAGACAGCTCAGAGGCTTGCCTTTCATATTTTGTCGCTTGATGATAATGAAGCAAAGGCGCTTGCTGATTCCATAGTTGCAGCAAAGAACTCTATGCGTTACTGCTCGATTTGTGGAAATTTGACGGAAAGTGATCCGTGTCCAATCTGTAGTGATAAGAACAGAAGGCAGGATGTTATTTGCGTAGTTGAGAATCCTCGCGATGTAATTGCCATGGAGAGAATCCGTGAGTTCAATGGTCTATATCATGTTCTTCACGGCTCTATTTCACCTATGGACGGAATAGGCCCTGAGGACATAAATCTCAAGTCGCTCATTATGCGCCTAAAGGATGAGGGAATCAAAGAGATTATACTTGCGACAAACCCAACCATCGAAGGTGAGGCGACTGCTATGTACATTGCTAGATTGGTTAAGCCTATTGGGGTTAAGGTGAGCAGAATTGCAAATGGGATCCCTATTGGTGGCGACTTAGAGTATGCCGATGAGGTTACTCTTCTCAAGGCTCTAGAGGGCAGAAGAGAGATTTAGTAAAGGCTGAAATATTAGCAAATTTATATGAAGCTTATTGCAGAATTAAGGGAGTTTATAGCTCCCAAAAAGTCAATTATGCGATATGCTTCTTTTTTATTTTATTAACATTAAATTTACTCATTATTAAAGGTATAATTTGTGATAAAACACAAATTATATTATATCAAATTTAGGTATTGACACAAAGATTGTGAAAATATATAATGGGACAAGATTCTTTTTTTAAGGATCAATAAAATTCGTTGGTGTTTTTGCAAAGAGTTTGTGATGGCTCGGATTAGAGCCTTGGAAGGGTTTATGAGTTCAAACTTTTATGGAAAACACAGGTAAAAATTGGAGGTTTCTAATGGACAATATTGAAAAGAGAGGAAAGTTTAAGTCGAACTTCGGATTCCTTATGGCATCTATCGGCTCTGCCGTAGGTCTAGGTAATCTTTGGGGTTTTCCATATAAGATGGGAAAAGGCGGCGGCTTTGCCTTTTTGCTCTTATATGTTGTCATGGTAGTTTGTATCGGATACTGCCTTATGATTGGAGAGTTTGCCATAGGCCGTAAATCGCGAAAGGCTCCAGTAGGTGCATACAAGGCTATTAATAAGAAGTTTGCCTTCAATGGTTGGTTTGCAACACTTACACCGTTCTTCCTATTGCCGTTCTACACAGTGCTTGGTGGCTACTGTATCAAGTACCTTGTAGCTAACTTTGGTGATATTTTAGGTGTTTCATGGGGTGTAGGCGAAAGGGCAAGTGAGCAGTTTTTCGGACAATTCATTTCTAATACTACACAGTCAATAATATTTACGCTATTATTTATGCTCATGACATTCGTAATTGTAACAATGGGAATTGGCGGAGGTATCGAGAAGTTCTCGGTAGTGGCTATGCCAGCGCTTTTTGTAATGCTTATTGTCGTAGTTATTAGAAGCATTACGCTACCTGGAGCATCTGAAGGACTTGCCTTCATGTTCAAGCCTAATTTCGAGGTATTCAAGGGAACAGGCTGGATCAGTGTCCTAGCTTTAGCGGGGGGGCAGCTATTCTTTTCGCTTTCACTTGCAGCGGGATGCCAGATTGCTTACGGTTCATACCTTGATGACAAGGAAAATCTAGAGCGCAATGCTTTTATCGTTCCAGTTGCTGATATGCTTGCAGCTATTCTAGCAGGTGTAGCAACTATCCCTGCGGTATTCGCATCTGGACTTCAGCCCGCACAGGGCCCAAGCATGCTATTTGTAACTCTTCAGATGGTATTCAAGTCAATGGGCGCAGCAGGACCATGGTTTGCAACAGCGTTCTATCTACTAGTGTTCCTTGCAGCACTTTCTAGCTCAATCGCTATGCTAGAAGGCGGAGTTGCATCTTTCATCGATATGAATATCGAAAAAGGCAAGGAGCCAGGAAGAGGAAAAATAACTGCTATAGTTTGTATCATTACATCATTAGGCGGACTACTAGTAGCAGCAGATGGACTTGGAACAGGTGGCCTTAAGCACCTATTTGGCTTTGAGACATGGCTAGAGACATTTGATCTATTCGGCGAAGGACTTTTGATGCCACTTGGAGGATTTTTCATGGCCATATTCCTCGGATGGTGCTACCCAACATATATTGATGACGAAATACAGAAGGGTAGCAGTTATAAGAGCAAGAATTTCGTGCACATTTGCTTAAAGTACATAGCACCGGTATTCATGCTTTTCATTCTGCTCGGACAGATAGATTCATTCTTTAAACTAGGATTGTTTTAGCAATAGATGAAATATAGGAGAAATATCACATGGAGAATCAAAACGAAAAGGGACAGTGGGGCAGTAGGTTCGGCTTTCTAATGGCTGCGATAGGCTCTGCTGTTGGACTAGGAAACCTTTGGAAGTTTCCTTATGTAATGGGTAAGGGTGGCGGATTTGCCTTCTTGTTCATATATCTAATAATGGTAGCATTAGTAGGTGTAGTAATTTTGCTTTCAGAGCTAGCTCTCGGTAGAAAGACAGGTAAGGGCGTTATCGCAGCCTATAGAGGAATCAGCCAAAAGTACACTTTCATCGGATGGATGTCATGGATTTCGCCAGTGCTAATCTTGGGC
The nucleotide sequence above comes from Eubacterium sulci ATCC 35585. Encoded proteins:
- a CDS encoding nucleoid-associated protein; the protein is MRAGKKSKPKMPGGGGGGSMQQQIAQAQAMQRQLAMIQSELEEKEFTATAGGGAVSVTANGKKELTALNFDRDVVDPDDVEMLQDLVMAAVNEVMRQIDEASETEMSKVTGGLNIPGLM
- a CDS encoding ATP-binding protein, translating into MDLNKLNDKQQEAVRCIDGPLLIIAGAGSGKTSTMTHRIAYMIEQGISPYKILAVTFTNKAANEMRERIEGLCGEIHGMWVMTFHAMCLRMLRKHAGVIGYDKNFVIYDTADQKTLVRNICKELNLDSKEFKPAYIASVISDKKEQGVTPQEFAENAIGMKNKLLARAYQMYEKALRDNNAMDFDDLLLNTLRMFKADESVLLEYSDRFEYIMVDEYQDTNHIQYQLVKLLSQRHGNICVVGDDDQCIYEWRGADITNILNFEKDFKNAKLIKLEQNYRSKGNILAAAHSVISNNTGRKQKKLWTDKEAGEKITYFKAEDEKDEADFIAREINILKNGNLKYSDFAVLYRTNAQSRSLEDVFARRGIPYRVLSGMRYYDRKEVKDMMSYMRLVINPKDDLALTRIINEPKRGIGAKTLEKLFTLAEVRGQSLMESLWEDEVLDTLPKKAFEDVKRMARTIELCREEADSLSVADIYDQLLVNTGYLSALEAERTVEAESRIENLMEFKSVIENYENDSAEPSLEEFMEGLSLMSEVDNHDETQDAVVLMTMHSSKGLEFPVVFLPGMEDGLFPGARSFDSPEGMEEERRLCYVGMTRAKERLFLTGATRRMLYGRTEYQRESTFLREIDKKLLMGDAIFEKKRDSFLGDEFTGPGVSTGSFDGYMSSNKAGYKPFDSLSYSKAHTKKVAAGGDDLKSGDRVKHSKFGEGMVIEADDKTISIIFDEVGLKKMAKGIAVLKKL
- a CDS encoding AIR synthase, which produces MLPVGKLDSDVLKRIVIDKIKYKSEDVKVRAGVGEDCAVVGYGDYDCVISTDPITSSINDVGRLSIHISCNDIASNGVQPIAITLAVMLPKGTTEDDVEKIMAQAAKSAEDVGVEIVGGHTEITEAVNQPVIVSTAFGKVVAGESQSASDMRAGDVILMTKQAGLEGTGIICSDYEEELSNVLSSDELAEGKLMLDDVSVVKEGVIAGKIGTHGMHDVTEGGILGAVWEMCNISKLGVLLDEDKIAVSKVTEKVCEYFSADWKRLISSGCMIIVASPEKADDICAELCHNGVMVSKIGRVTGADEGLMLKKSDGNIEEIDPPKTDELYRVTGR
- a CDS encoding sodium:calcium symporter produces the protein MDNIEKRGKFKSNFGFLMASIGSAVGLGNLWGFPYKMGKGGGFAFLLLYVVMVVCIGYCLMIGEFAIGRKSRKAPVGAYKAINKKFAFNGWFATLTPFFLLPFYTVLGGYCIKYLVANFGDILGVSWGVGERASEQFFGQFISNTTQSIIFTLLFMLMTFVIVTMGIGGGIEKFSVVAMPALFVMLIVVVIRSITLPGASEGLAFMFKPNFEVFKGTGWISVLALAGGQLFFSLSLAAGCQIAYGSYLDDKENLERNAFIVPVADMLAAILAGVATIPAVFASGLQPAQGPSMLFVTLQMVFKSMGAAGPWFATAFYLLVFLAALSSSIAMLEGGVASFIDMNIEKGKEPGRGKITAIVCIITSLGGLLVAADGLGTGGLKHLFGFETWLETFDLFGEGLLMPLGGFFMAIFLGWCYPTYIDDEIQKGSSYKSKNFVHICLKYIAPVFMLFILLGQIDSFFKLGLF
- a CDS encoding DNA ligase; the encoded protein is MADVKALMQEKIKVLDEASKAYYARGEEIMSNFEYDKIYDELVELEKQSGIILAGSPTQKVGYEILSELPKEVHPSRMLSLDKTKSREELKDWLGDHQGILSWKLDGLTIVLTYEDGKLLKAVTRGNGDVGEVITANAKTFVNLPHQIAYKGALVLRGEAVISYADFDKINSEIEDGAGKYKNPRNLCAGSVRQLNSEITASRRVRFFAFTLVSAEDINFKKRSEQINWLKDQGFDTVKERLVNADNIIETVDLFESEVHENPIPSDGLVLAFDDLEYSASLGTTAKFPRDSIAFKWQDQTEKTTLREIEWNASRTGLINPIAVFDPVELEGTTVSRASVHNLSIVEELALGIGDTIEVYKANMIIPQISANLTRSGNLELPKTCQACDTPVIIKNEQGVKTINCPNPKCPAKRIKSLTLFVSRDAMNIDGLSEATIEKFADAGYLKELADFYHLENHKDEIVKTEGFGEKSFNNMQKAIDASRKVKPEKLLYALGIPGIGVANAKLISKACKAEWDKIESISKSELLEIDGIGDVMAAAYVSFFDDEENKAKLARLKAELDIDESFEETGALLKGLTFVITGSLNHYANRDELKALIESLGGKVSGSVSAKTSYLINNDTASTSGKNKKAKELGIAVIDEEKIKNCIESEDLSLLMD
- a CDS encoding recombinase RecR, with product MAQYPRPLGRLIGELSKLPGIGGKTAQRLAFHILSLDDNEAKALADSIVAAKNSMRYCSICGNLTESDPCPICSDKNRRQDVICVVENPRDVIAMERIREFNGLYHVLHGSISPMDGIGPEDINLKSLIMRLKDEGIKEIILATNPTIEGEATAMYIARLVKPIGVKVSRIANGIPIGGDLEYADEVTLLKALEGRREI